From Camelina sativa cultivar DH55 chromosome 5, Cs, whole genome shotgun sequence:
ACATCCCATaacacacaaaattaaaatatactactacaacaaagaagagaaggggGGGTAAAACAGTAaagttgaaataaataaaaagtcagGCTTGCTTGAATCACCACTGGAAGGAAGTGGActtttatagcaaaaaagaGTGAAAAGTAACGTCAAAAGAGTCAAACCCAACTTTTCAAAGGCTTTCCATGACTCCACATCTCCCccctctttttccttttttacccctttctcttatttctcatttttcttcttcgtcgttTCTGTcgtctttttccctttttcatttattatatcctctctctctctctctctctctctctctcctatctctctatcttctttgtGTTCATGGACATGCACACCGAAGCGACAAAAGCTTTTCTCTAACAGTTAGGGCTTTCTTTCACCTTCCATGGCTTGATTTTTTCTAATTCATTTTCCTCATTCATCAAAACTTTTTCATGAATTTCAACGGTTTTCTCGACAACACTTCCTCCGGCGTCGACGGTGCCGGAGCCTCAAAGCTTCTCTCCGATGTTCCgtacaataataataaccaCCACTTCTCTTTCTCCGCCGTTGATACCATGCTCGGAACCACCACCGCCATTACTACTCCTTCTCTCCACAGCCGTACACCTAACTCTCGCCCTTTCTCTTCTCATGGCCTCTCCCTCGGACTCGTAAGCTCTCTAAATCTTCgatttattcttcttccttctccttaaGAGCGCTACTAGTTTTATTATACTCTAAATTTGGCAGCAGCACACAAACGGAGAGGTACTAATGGAGTCGAATGTAAGTCGCAAGAAGACtagtagaggaggaggagaagatgtAACAACAGAAAGCAGATCTGAAAGTGATAACGCTGAAGCTCTCTCCGGTGACGATTTAGATACCTCCGATGATAGACCTCctttcaaaaagaagaaacgttACCATCGTCACACTCCTAAACAAATTCAAGACCTTGAATCGTATTTATTacttccccttcttcttctacaagtttgtttttgattttgattcctcaaatttttgaattttttgtttagggtttttaaagaGTGTGCACATCCAGATGAGAAACAACGTCTTGATCTTAGCCGTCGACTTAACTTAGATCCTCGTCAAGTCAAGTTCTGGTTCCAGAATCGTCGGACTCAGATGAAGGTTTGAGCTGCTTTTAcgaaatctctcttttatttttaagttttgttttttttttagaatataacTTTTTGATTTGTGTGTTTACAGACTCAGATTGAGCGGCATGAGAATGCTTTGTTGAGGCAAGAGAACGATAAGCTACGAGCTGAGAATATGTCAGTACGCGAAGCTATGAGAAACCCTATGTGTGGTAACTGCGGCGGACCTGCTGTTCTCGCCGACATCTCCATAGAAGAGCAACATCTTCGAATCGAAAACTCCCGTCTTAAAGACGAGCTTGACCGAGTCTGTGCCTTAACCGGTAAATTCCTTGGCCGGTCTAACGGTTCTCATTATATACCGGACTCTGCACTTGTTCTCGGTGTTGGTGTTGGCTCCGCTGGATGTAATGgtggtgttggtggtggtgggggtttcactctctcttctcctagATTTGAGATTTCTAATGGAACCGGTTCTGGTTTGGTTACGGttaaccatcatcatcaaccaccGGTTAGTAGTGTTAGTGATTTTGATCATAGATCGAGGTATTTGGATTTGGCTCTTGCGGCTATGGATGAGCTTGTGAAGATGGCTCAGACACGTGACCCGCTCTGGGTTAGGAGTTCGGATACTGGTTTTGATGTGTTGAACCGGGAAGAGTACGACACAAGTTTTAGTCGGTGTGTTGGACCTAAACCAGATGGGTTTGTCTCAGAAGCTTCTAAAGAATCTGGGACTGTTATCATCAATAGCTTAGCCCTCGTTGAAACCTTGATGGACTCGGTTAGTAACACTAACATACTTTAATAATTGTAGTAAATGCTTAATCCAACAGAAGTTTTAAAAAGTACTAATTTGTTGTTATAGGAACGATGGGCGGAAATGTTTCCAAGTATGATCTCAAGaacttcaaccactgagattaTCTCTAGTGGGATGGGAGGGACACGAAATGGTGCACTTCACCtggtatatataatttatgcatTTAGAGACATAAAACTCTTACAATAACCAAATGGGTCCTTCTTTAATGTTTATTGGTTTTGGTTAATTAGATGCAAGCAGAGCTTCAACTGCTGTCTCCACTAGTGCCGGTTAGACAAGTCTCGTTCTTGCGGTTCTGTAAACAGCACGCAGAAGGTGTTTGGGCGGTCGTGGATGTCTCAATTGATTCCATTAGAGAAGGATCTTCTTCGAGCTGTAGAAGGTTACCGTCCGGTTGCCTTGTACAAGACATGGCCAATGGCTACTCTAAGGTAAAAAATGATACTTTCTGGGtgattcttattattattaaaacttaaGGAGTAAAAGTAGAAAATAGTAGTACTGAATTAgtagaaaattttaaagttttactaTTCACCTTTAGGATTGACCCTAGTGTTCACGCTTCTCTAGGAAACCACGGGCAAGCTCTTTGTTTTTGTCCGGGAAATTATAATAAAGGTCTCTGATGCATTGGGTTTGTAACTttaattaacttatatattagTATGCAGGTAAAACGAAACACTTTATTTTATTGATCAGAAGCATCTAAAAATCTCCGACTACTGTGCCCTTGGATCGTGCATAAACTATTCTTTACCATTTTTATTTGAGTCAACTTTTTAACATTACACGTTCATAAAGTTTCTCCCTTTTATTAccattaattatttgtttaaagctCACATTATACCTAAAAAACGATTGTGATAAATAAAATCTAACGCAAAATGGGTTTATGCAAACTTGTAGGTAACATGGATAGAGCATACGGAGTATGACGAAAACCGCATCCACCGTTTATACAGACCGTTACTCAGCTGTGGCCTAGCGTTTGGTGCACATCGATGGATGGCTGCGTTACAACGGCAATGCGAATGCCTAACCATCCTCATGTCCTCCACTGTTTCCCCTTCCCC
This genomic window contains:
- the LOC104788397 gene encoding homeobox-leucine zipper protein HDG1-like isoform X1 yields the protein MNFNGFLDNTSSGVDGAGASKLLSDVPYNNNNHHFSFSAVDTMLGTTTAITTPSLHSRTPNSRPFSSHGLSLGLQHTNGEVLMESNVSRKKTSRGGGEDVTTESRSESDNAEALSGDDLDTSDDRPPFKKKKRYHRHTPKQIQDLESVFKECAHPDEKQRLDLSRRLNLDPRQVKFWFQNRRTQMKTQIERHENALLRQENDKLRAENMSVREAMRNPMCGNCGGPAVLADISIEEQHLRIENSRLKDELDRVCALTGKFLGRSNGSHYIPDSALVLGVGVGSAGCNGGVGGGGGFTLSSPRFEISNGTGSGLVTVNHHHQPPVSSVSDFDHRSRYLDLALAAMDELVKMAQTRDPLWVRSSDTGFDVLNREEYDTSFSRCVGPKPDGFVSEASKESGTVIINSLALVETLMDSERWAEMFPSMISRTSTTEIISSGMGGTRNGALHLMQAELQLLSPLVPVRQVSFLRFCKQHAEGVWAVVDVSIDSIREGSSSSCRRLPSGCLVQDMANGYSKVTWIEHTEYDENRIHRLYRPLLSCGLAFGAHRWMAALQRQCECLTILMSSTVSPSPSPTPINCNGRKSMLKLAKRMTENFCGGVCASSLQKWSKLNVGNVDEDVRIMTRKSVNIPGEPPGIVLNAATSVWMPVSPRRLFDFLGNEGLRSEWDILSNGGPMKEMAHIAKGHDHSNSVSLLRASAVSANQSSMLILQETSIDAAGAVVVYAPVDIPAMQAVMNGGDSAYVALLPSGFAILPNAQAGTQRCATEEGNGNGNGGMCMEEGGSLLTVAFQILVNSLPTAKLTVESVETVNNLISCTVQKIKAALHCDSN
- the LOC104788397 gene encoding homeobox-leucine zipper protein HDG1-like isoform X2; translation: MNFNGFLDNTSSGVDGAGASKLLSDVPYNNNNHHFSFSAVDTMLGTTTAITTPSLHSRTPNSRPFSSHGLSLGLHTNGEVLMESNVSRKKTSRGGGEDVTTESRSESDNAEALSGDDLDTSDDRPPFKKKKRYHRHTPKQIQDLESVFKECAHPDEKQRLDLSRRLNLDPRQVKFWFQNRRTQMKTQIERHENALLRQENDKLRAENMSVREAMRNPMCGNCGGPAVLADISIEEQHLRIENSRLKDELDRVCALTGKFLGRSNGSHYIPDSALVLGVGVGSAGCNGGVGGGGGFTLSSPRFEISNGTGSGLVTVNHHHQPPVSSVSDFDHRSRYLDLALAAMDELVKMAQTRDPLWVRSSDTGFDVLNREEYDTSFSRCVGPKPDGFVSEASKESGTVIINSLALVETLMDSERWAEMFPSMISRTSTTEIISSGMGGTRNGALHLMQAELQLLSPLVPVRQVSFLRFCKQHAEGVWAVVDVSIDSIREGSSSSCRRLPSGCLVQDMANGYSKVTWIEHTEYDENRIHRLYRPLLSCGLAFGAHRWMAALQRQCECLTILMSSTVSPSPSPTPINCNGRKSMLKLAKRMTENFCGGVCASSLQKWSKLNVGNVDEDVRIMTRKSVNIPGEPPGIVLNAATSVWMPVSPRRLFDFLGNEGLRSEWDILSNGGPMKEMAHIAKGHDHSNSVSLLRASAVSANQSSMLILQETSIDAAGAVVVYAPVDIPAMQAVMNGGDSAYVALLPSGFAILPNAQAGTQRCATEEGNGNGNGGMCMEEGGSLLTVAFQILVNSLPTAKLTVESVETVNNLISCTVQKIKAALHCDSN